Genomic DNA from Triticum dicoccoides isolate Atlit2015 ecotype Zavitan chromosome 4B, WEW_v2.0, whole genome shotgun sequence:
TAGGATTGGTGCCCGGTTCACCTGGACCAATCGGCAAGCCTCCCCGACCCAGTCCGTCTTGGACAGGGTCTTAGTGTCCCCGGAGTGGGACCTCCGTTGCTCCCTAGCCTCTCTCCGCGCCATCAGTAGGATTGGCTCGGATCATGATCCCCTTCTTCTCTCCTCCGCGGACGAGCGTCCGCCGATCCCCCCTCGTTTCCGCTTTGAGACCTTCTGGCTCTCCCAGTCTGGATTTACCGACGCCGTCTACGCGCGGTGGATCGAGGCTCGGGCCCACCCCCACCCTCGGCCCCCCTCGGCTATTGACGCGTGGCACTTCTGTGCGAAACGTGGCAGGCAGTTTATGAAGGGGTGGGGGGCCAACCTTGGCCGCGACACCAGGGAGCGTAAGAAGGCGCTACTTACCGCGATCTAGGCCCTTGACCTTAGGGCCGACGTGGTGGGTCTCTCTCCGGACGAGTGGTTGTCCCGCTATGACCTCGAAGACCAACTCTCCGTGATCTACACCGATGAGGAGGCTTATTGGCGACTTCAGGGCGCGCAGAAATGGGTCCTGAAGGGTGACGCGAATACTGCATACTTCCAGGCTATCGCCAATGGCCGCCGTGGACGCAACACCATCCCCCTTCTCTGGGATGGGGAGACCCTCCTCCAGGACCCCCGCGACATCCGGACCCATGTCGACGGCTTCTATAGGTCCCTTTTCTCTGCCGCTCCTCAGAGCGGCATCTCCCTCGCCCCTGATTGTTGGGCCGGCCTCCAGCTAGTGTCCAACACGGAGAACGCGGCCTTGACGGCCCCCTTCTCTGAGCAGGAGGTCTGGGAGGCTATCAAGGGTATGAATGCTTCTTCTGCTCCGGGCCCGGATGGACTCCCAGTCATCttcttccagaccttctggaacgtgattaaaCCAGAAGTCATGGCCATCTTCGAGGAATTCTTTGTTGGCTCTATTGACCTGGGGCGCCTCAACTACGGGATCATCTCTCTCATCCCCAAGGTCCCTGGGGCGTCCGACATCCGCCAGTTCCGGTCGATCACGGTCATTAATGTGATCTTCCGGATcctggccaaagggtacgccaatagggtgaccctgcttgcTGACCGGATAACCCACCCTAACCAGTCGGCCTTCACTAAGGGTCGATATATCCTAGATGGAGTCCTGGTCCTTCATGAAGTCCTTCACGAGGTCCGGGTCAAACGCCTTAAGGCAGTCTTTCTGAAGATCGATTTCCACAAAGCCTACAACTCTGTTAGCTGGACCTTCCTCAGGGAGGTCCTTCTTCGGAAGGGCTTTGATGACCGGTGGATCACTAGAGTCATGCAAATGGTCTCTTGCGGTCGCACGGCGGTTAACATCAACGGCGAGATTGGTCCTTTCTTCCCTACCCTTTGTGGGGTGCGccaaggcgaccccttctccccgttcCTATTCAATATGGTAGTGGACGCTCTTGCCTCCATCCTTGATAAGGCAAAAGCTGCTGGCCACATCCGCGGGATTACCCCACACCTTTTTGGGGGCTCGGGGATCTCCATCCTccagtatgctgacgacacgatCATTATGGTCGAAGGCTCGGAGGTGGACATCgccaacctcaagttcctccttctctgcttccaacagatgtcgggcctcaagatcaactttgaGAAGAGTGATGTCATGGTTATGGGATATTCCCCCTCTGAGTCTATGGCCATCGCCAACAGACTTAATTGTCACCTGGGCTCTTTCCCCACCTCCTACCTGGGGACTCCCATTAGCGACTCGCAACTCTCCGTCGCGGACCTGCGGACCTCCGTGACTAAGCTCCAATCCCGTTGCGAGCCCTGGCAGGGGAGATGGCTATCTAAGGCGGCCCGGACTATTCTCATCAACTCTTCCCTCTCCAGTCTCTTCTGTTCCTTATGAGTTTCTACAGCCTCCATGAATCTCCACAAGGAGATCGCCAAAATTCAGTCCCGCTTCTACTGGGCTGGCGAGCATgataagcagaagtaccacatggtcaGCTGGCCTGACATCTGCAAGCCCAGGGAGCAAGGTGGTCTGGGCATCATGTGCTCTAAAAGGATGAATATTGCCCTTCTCTCCCGTTGGCTCTGGCGCATCGCCCAGGGTCAAGGTGGCCTCTGGCTCGAAATTATCCGGAATAAATACCTGCGGGGTCAGCCCCTAGCCTTCTGCCAGAAATCGGGCGGCTCTCAGTTCTGGCAGTCTATTGTCCAGCTTCTCCCGGTGCTCCGCATTGGGACCTCCATCTCGGTGGGATCCGGCCTCTCGACGCTTTTCTGGTTTGATCGTTGGGCCGGAGATGCTCCCTTTGCGGCCCGCTTCCCCGCCCTCTTCTCTATCTCCGTCGACCCCACGATTTCGGTCAATAGGGCCcttcttgacttagggcgccttgctTTCCGTCGGCCTTTTGGGCCGGcggaatccgccgcctggcgtgagtTGCTTGATTACGTTGCGTTGCATGAGCCGTTGGTGGATGGCAGACCGGACCTTgcgcggtggcgtctggatccgtcGGGCTTGTTCTCCACCAAGTCGCTGTACCTGGCCATTGCCCCATCCTCCGCTCCCCTCCCCCTATCGATGGTGTGGTTCGTCCGTGTTCCCCTGAAGATCCACATATTCATGTGGCAGTGGATTCGCGGCCGGGTCCCGTCTGGAGTGGAGGTCTGCAAGCGCAATGGCCCGGGCACCGGTATCTGCCCGCTCTGTGGAGTCCCTGAAGACTCgaaccacatcttcttctcctgcGTCTCCGCCCAGTTCCTCTGGAGCTGCTTTCGCGAGGTGGTCCGTGGTAGTTGGTGCCACACCAATTTCCCGGACCTTTTTGCTGAACTCCAGTTGTCCCCCGCGtcctctcgccacattaggtggcttgaggtTGGCATTCTCGCCTGGACTCTTTGGACCgttcgcaataagcttgtgattcagcACGCTCCCCTTCGTCGCGCTACTGACGCTCTCTACAAATTctcgggtttcttgcagctttggcggccgcttagccgccccccggACCGTgacgccatctccgccttcatcgccgacatccgttcgatggccgtccgcctgtcgccgccgcccccgccgcctccgccggatcCTGACTAGACGCCTTGTGTTTGGTGTGTGggtgttgtttttcttttccttttgggcttgttgagttgtgccctcagcagaacctataTACTTTGTCGTGAGTTTTGGGTGGGTGGGTGTGGACTTGCTTCAGTTTGTATGCTctgtggcggtttgctttatttataaagcggggcgaaagcctttttcggtaattggGGATTAGGGTAGCCGCCGCCGTTGTCTTGATCCTCAGGATATCGAGCCCTCTGGTGGTGATGCTCTTAAGTAGTGGCGCGGTGGCTGGGCGTCACCGCACCCACGTTGGCCCAGTCACTCGCGGGTTGGGCCTCTTGTTCCTGACGGGTCTGGTGGGCGAGCCCGGCGAGCCCTGGGATTGTGGGTCCTCCTTGTCAGCCTGGTCATGGGGAGCAGGGATGCTGACATGGTAGTATTTCGGGTTGTGAAGATTTATACCACGGAGGAAATGATTCTCAGAAATTTCGCTGTAATTTGTTATTATAAGAATTACTTTGCCATTTCTTGGATCTAGGATACGACCGAATCATTGTATCTGTGATTTCGTGTTTAAACTAACCTACAGATCATTAAGCGAGACAATATACATTGCTCTCGTAGTTTATGGTGCCGCCGCTCAAAGGCATGCGAGCATAGCCAAATAGTTTTCCAGAAGTACGGAGTGGGGGCAGCTGGGAGCCTTGGGAGTTAAAAGGAATCAGGTGAAGAGAAACATCTTTTTTCCGAGACAAGAGACGGATATTTCCCGCGGatcagccaccagatcagaatcgtcTCCCACAATTTTACATGGCTTCTCATGTCATGTGTGGTACTTTTGCCTGACCTGAGTAGGTGGGACCATCTGGGTTACATATTCTACAACGAATACCATGCAAGACTAATGTCCACCAAAAATGAAACTACAGGCTACGGACCTAATGGTTTCAGCTCACAAAAGCATGGCCGTTTCACAGTTCCAACAAGACAGACGGAAAAAAAATGGATGACCAGTTAGATCAAGCTCGCTGTTTCTTCCCGCTGGGTAGATCGTCATCATAATGCCCTTCGCCTCCATCTTTATCGCCCTTCTTCCTCGCCAGGATCTTGTTGATCTTGTTGAGGTCGTTGCTGAGCTTCTGATCCTTGTTCTGCTTCCTGGTCTTCCTGCCATCCTGCATCTTCACACCAAACTGGAATGCCGCCTTTGGCATGGCTTCCTTCTGATCGTTGTATTTCGCCCACTCTTCTTCCGTCTCAAAGTCCCAGCGGTGAAGACGGCCCTTCGCCTGCTCAGGGATTGTCATAGTTAGCATACAATCATGGCACCAAGGATAGGAATTCAAATAAGCTAGGGTAACAATTTCACTTACCCGTCCACCCATATCCATCTTTGACAAATCATCTTCATCGTCACTCCCTGCAATCTCTTGATTATAACCCTGGTAACCAGGATAACACTCAGAGTAACTATCTGAAATAAAATTTGGGTCTTTCTCCCGCGCATCTTTTTCCCTCAGCTGCTTAAGCCTGTCATCATCACGCTTGAAGACAGAACCTAGACCCTTATCCTTGTCTGCTTGAGTCATCAACCTTGGATCCTGAGATATATTTGGGTCAACTAACACATCGTATCCCACAGTACCCTGTTGCATGTACTGTTCTGGATAAGCCAGCTGCTGTTCCGCATACTGATAGCCTGACCACTCGCCTTGGTATCCAGCAGCTGCCATTTGGGCTTGCATAGCATCATAACCATCCTAACATCACAAGAGATAAACCTTCAGGCATCTGGGTTAAAAGGAAAACAGACATTTTGTTTCCTAAACTACAACAGCTAGTTTTGTAGCACACTGGAAATGTAGACTGATAGTAATATTTACGCTTCGCTAAACAATCAACCTGCATCATTGAAACACTACGTACTATATTCACCAGAACTAATGTTGCTGAACATAAAAAGAAAATTACCATTGGCTGTTGCCAAGCTTGAGCAGATTCGGATGGTTGAATAGGACCATACACAGGTTCATTCAAATTGGACTGATTCTGATGGATACGTGGGGATTCATCCATATCTTCGGAGATGGGGCTCTGGCTCATTTCCTTGTTAGGAACAGTATAGTCAACTCCATCTCCAATGAATATGTCATCGTCATCTGCTCTAGCAACAGGGACAGAATGTTTCTCCTTTTCACTGAAGTTACTCTTtcgtgggggtgggggtggtggtggcATATCCTTTTCTGACTGGTGTTTCTGAACAGAACCATTACTTTGGGcaggtcttactacctcattgtaGACACCGCCTGCCAAATTACTCTTCCCTGCAATATAAAAAACAAAACAATAGTACAGAAATTATAgtaacatcatactccctccgtcccaaaattcttgtcttagatttgtctaaatacggatgtatcaagtcatgttttagtattagatacatccgtatctagacaagacaagaattttgggacggagggagtatatcacaaatgatttaagccaATTGATTAATTTGTGATGACGGAAATATTAAGATAGTAAGATGCGTATATAGCATATAAATATAACCAATACTAATTTAACTACTGAAATCAATCAGCATTGAACAAAACCAAAATTAGTATACATAACACAAGCACCAGAAGTTAAATCTTGACAGAAGTTTATAAGAATAATTGAATTAAAACTAAACCATCTTAAGTATTAATCTTACTTTTTCGATATTTTCTTTAGATAAAAGGCGCAAGGGGCGCtcagctttaaattaataaagccaaaCAAAGGCCAGACTTTTCGATGTCCGTGACTATATAAACACTCATCCAACATTTCTCCTTCATCTAGAAAAAATACTCTAGCATGTTTTCTCATGCCTTAATGAAGAACACTTTCCTGTAATCCTGTTCTTAGGTCTCACTCTAATATCCTCTACTATGATAGATTGATAGAACAACCACTTTCATTTGAAGCACATACCTTTTGTAtccctttcctttttcttcttcttcaatacCTTCCCTGATGATCCAAGTCTAAGGTATGACATGATTTTGGCAATCCTGTCAAGTACAGAGCCATCTACGCTGACAGTGACCATTTCCTGTAGAAACAAGATGACCGTCTGAGCAAAAAAAAAACACAGTTGCAAAAACAGCGACACGGCTACTGTTCCAGTACCTCTGGGACAGGGCAATCAGCTTTGCTCCTGTGAAGAGTTGTTGGAATATCACTGTTAAGTCCATCCTCCTGGTTGGAACAAGAAAAACGATTAACCGCACATTGCGTATACTGAACAGTATTAAAGCACTGACCACTTCCATAAACAAGAAATTCTCATTAAGCCTACTGTAGGAAGTCTGATCGTTCCCAGGAAAACAGGAAAGAAATTACAGTGTACACAGCATGGCCCCTATTACTACAAGTGAGATGTGTATAATCATCGCCATTACGTAAAGCACACGAAAACACCAACACGAGAAATTTTAAAGACAATACCATATTGTAAATAAATGCCATCCGGCCAGGAAGAAACATGTCATTCGCCTTTATCATGCTTTGTTGTTGCTTTACAGTCCACTGGTAGACAGACTGCAATCAATGAAAATGTCAATCAGTATCCATTTTATGTTACATAGGGTGTGTGCAAGTTACACTGATAAACAAAATGAATTGTACCTTTGCAATTGCAGTGCGGAATGAGACCGCCCGGTCTTCTTTTGTTTCCCTGAAAAGGACAGTGAAAAATAATGTAGAATGCTCTCAAAATACTAAAGAGATCTAGAGGAAGGGCATAACGTCATGCTTCAGAGGGGTTCACCCCTGCTTTTCCAGTTCAAAAATTTCAGAGACACTATATTTTGTTTAATTCTGACACAAGGTGGTGCTGTGAGTGGTTCAGGAAATAGGTTGGTAATGTTATGAAGAGCCGCAGCAGACAATGGTGGAGCTTCATGTAGGCCAGGAGGGTACTGGCCCATCCTATCCCTTGAAAAGTCCTTGGTAATGTGCACATGTTTAGCATACCAAAATGTTTGTGTTTGTTTCACTAGCTTGGCCCCCTCTTGGGTTTAGCTTAAGCTCTGGTAGCAGACATAAATGTAAATTATCCATCAACAGAGAGGCAGAGATAGAGCAAGTTtagtttggtctctctctctctcttgtaagcCATCAGACAAAATGTTCATTTCTAACAGATAATGGAAACTGCATTCATCATAAGAAACTCTTGTCCAAGATCCCAACAGGAGGGTACTTGGCCTCTCTTCTCTCTGAAAATCATGTCAAAATCCAACGAAGAGCTAGCAAGAGGTTGCCCAGTTTGTTCTTCCATAGTGAATTCAGCTTAGTTATCATTAGTTCACTTTTCATACAAATGAAATTATGCAAGTGACAACACTCTTGTTGGCATATTTACAGGATCCTAAATGTGCATTAAAATCTGGTTATTTTCATAAAAGCCCTACTCAATGTTACAGTAGTGTTATGTAGCTAAAACTATACTGTGGTTGCAAGTACCTCGCCTTGGCATCCTTCCCATCCTCTGAATCAGGCTTCTTGTCAATTTCACTCCGTACTTTGTTAAGTAGAGCAAAATCCAACCCTTTGACCAAATGAGTATGCTCCAGATCGCCTATTAAAAGCATAAAGTGGAAATGGCACATTAATCATAATGCAGTACCAGAGAAAGATAAAACTGAGTATCAGAGATCTAAGCTACCATTTCCGAAACAACATATCATGTTACCTTCAAAAGTGTGTCCTTCTAAATTAACTACTTTTCTTTTCAATTAAAAGAATGTTAAAGAGGATTAACTTCACAAATCAGATCTTTTCCAGACTAGAAAATACATGTACTTAGAGAATGACAGGTCAAAATAGCTCTATTGGGGGAAGCAAAACTAGCCTCTTGTCGACTGCACGTCAAAATGGAACAGATAAAGGCTGCTTCCACAGTTTTGATGACTGCACATTACTGATTGATCAGATCAATCAATCATCATGCAGATTTCGTTTTTTTTTTAATCGCATGCAGATTTCGCTCTTCATACTTCATTCAGAAATAGAACTTCTAAAACCATGGCAGGTTTTGTCATGGTTGGATTGCACTCAAGAGGCATGTCCGTCCAGGATAGCAGCAAGCCTCTGCAGGCATTAATTAGGTAGTAGTTTGGCTTTTATGTCTGGTGTCTGCATTGTGTTACGAAAAGAGTTTAATTAGGAAAGCTTTGGAGTTCAGTCCAAGTCTGTCTCATGGTTGTAACTAGTTTATAAGGAGAGGATCATGGTCAAACAAAAGGGCAGGCAATAGAATAATCAATCTGTCATCTACCTCATGATTCTCTCCTACCCCTAGCACCCCTCTCCTATGCGCATGCTATTCTAGACACTGCTGCATCTTACCATGGCTAGCCGGCGGCGAGGCTACAAGCCAAAGCTACCTGTACTGGCCGTGACAGGTTTACAGACATAAGGATTTCTTTTATCACTTATCATTTACATTAGAAGTCTGAGGCAAACTTATCACAATTCAGACACCGCATGCATATCCTTGCACTCATGTGCATACATTTATTGAGTGCAAGAGGAAACACACATAAAAACAAGCAGAAGATGCTTGTTATCACAAATAAATATGACAACT
This window encodes:
- the LOC119295627 gene encoding suppressor of mec-8 and unc-52 protein homolog 2-like; the protein is MSSTQKKKSNYKEKMARRKEENKKEEPETPRYRDRAKERREDQNPDYEPTELGSFHAVAPPGADLRLEDAQKISIEKSKYLGGDLEHTHLVKGLDFALLNKVRSEIDKKPDSEDGKDAKARETKEDRAVSFRTAIAKSVYQWTVKQQQSMIKANDMFLPGRMAFIYNMEDGLNSDIPTTLHRSKADCPVPEEMVTVSVDGSVLDRIAKIMSYLRLGSSGKVLKKKKKERDTKGKSNLAGGVYNEVVRPAQSNGSVQKHQSEKDMPPPPPPPRKSNFSEKEKHSVPVARADDDDIFIGDGVDYTVPNKEMSQSPISEDMDESPRIHQNQSNLNEPVYGPIQPSESAQAWQQPMDGYDAMQAQMAAAGYQGEWSGYQYAEQQLAYPEQYMQQGTVGYDVLVDPNISQDPRLMTQADKDKGLGSVFKRDDDRLKQLREKDAREKDPNFISDSYSECYPGYQGYNQEIAGSDDEDDLSKMDMGGRAKGRLHRWDFETEEEWAKYNDQKEAMPKAAFQFGVKMQDGRKTRKQNKDQKLSNDLNKINKILARKKGDKDGGEGHYDDDLPSGKKQRA